From a region of the Paenibacillus segetis genome:
- the comER gene encoding late competence protein ComER, which produces MKVAFIGTGSMGSLLIGAFLRSGALHPHNIYATNRSSHKAELLAKRHPGLHITHSNVEAARGSHIIFLCVKPLDFPDVISEIKHVLNEEQIVISITSPVLIQKLENLIPSKVAKIIPSITNSVHSGASLCIYGERIQPENRILLEQLMSSVGTPLVLKETETRIASDIASCGPAFITYFLQQWIDSATELTGISRREATILGAEMLVGTGKLLTEGGFTMEELQRRVAVPGGVTAQGLAILESRLQGVFPSLIEVTHRKYDEDLSKLETLFNNSAQNTTTD; this is translated from the coding sequence ATGAAGGTAGCTTTCATCGGGACAGGATCTATGGGTAGTTTACTAATTGGAGCCTTCCTGCGTTCCGGTGCTTTACACCCGCACAATATTTATGCCACCAATCGTTCCTCACATAAAGCAGAACTGTTAGCCAAACGACATCCCGGACTTCATATCACCCACAGCAATGTGGAAGCTGCGCGGGGAAGCCATATTATATTTCTCTGTGTGAAACCGCTCGATTTCCCTGATGTAATCTCAGAAATCAAGCATGTTCTGAACGAGGAGCAAATTGTCATTTCCATCACAAGTCCTGTCCTTATCCAAAAGCTTGAGAACCTCATTCCATCCAAAGTAGCCAAGATCATTCCTAGTATTACGAATTCAGTACATAGCGGAGCCTCACTCTGCATTTACGGAGAGAGGATCCAGCCTGAGAATCGAATCCTGCTGGAACAACTCATGTCGTCTGTAGGAACCCCGCTTGTCCTGAAAGAGACGGAGACACGAATCGCCTCCGATATCGCGAGCTGTGGTCCGGCCTTCATCACATACTTCCTACAGCAATGGATAGATTCAGCCACAGAGCTTACGGGTATTTCAAGAAGAGAAGCCACCATTCTGGGGGCAGAGATGCTTGTAGGTACCGGCAAATTGCTGACAGAAGGTGGCTTTACAATGGAAGAGCTACAACGACGAGTCGCAGTCCCAGGCGGCGTTACCGCCCAAGGATTAGCGATTCTAGAATCACGTCTGCAAGGTGTGTTCCCTAGCCTGATTGAAGTCACACATCGTAAATACGATGAGGACCTCAGCAAGCTAGAAACATTGTTTAATAACTCCGCACAGAATACAACTACAGACTAA
- a CDS encoding ComEA family DNA-binding protein encodes MKKEYMLISAVSAIIGAGLMFAAIGGNSDPGIEGWVPVNKEVVAAMQTNVDSAQIQSGTEVSNTTMSVADANKPEVTGTTSPSSGEIGLVEPEKVASPSPEPQQQQSQSGLININTAGLMELQNIPGIGAKKAQAIVDYRNAHGAFTSVDDLTKVKGIGDKMLQKMKPHIGL; translated from the coding sequence GTGAAAAAGGAGTATATGTTAATTTCGGCAGTTTCGGCAATCATAGGGGCTGGCCTCATGTTCGCGGCTATTGGTGGGAACAGTGATCCTGGTATTGAAGGTTGGGTTCCTGTGAATAAAGAAGTGGTAGCGGCTATGCAAACAAATGTTGATTCCGCACAGATACAGAGTGGTACTGAAGTGAGCAATACCACGATGTCTGTCGCTGATGCCAATAAACCGGAGGTTACGGGGACTACAAGCCCATCATCGGGAGAAATAGGATTAGTTGAACCTGAGAAGGTTGCTTCTCCTTCGCCAGAACCGCAACAGCAGCAAAGTCAAAGTGGTTTGATTAACATAAACACAGCTGGACTGATGGAGCTGCAGAATATCCCTGGTATCGGAGCAAAGAAAGCACAAGCCATTGTAGATTATCGTAATGCGCATGGAGCTTTCACTTCTGTAGATGACCTTACTAAGGTGAAAGGAATTGGCGACAAGATGCTGCAAAAAATGAAGCCTCATATTGGGCTTTAA
- the leuS gene encoding leucine--tRNA ligase has product MADKTVSHDFYDAQSIEPKWQAYWDKHETFKTREESGKQKFYALDMFPYPSGAGLHVGHPEGYTATDIVSRYKRMRGYNVLHPMGWDAFGLPAEQHALDTGEHPRHITFKNIDNFRRQIKSLGFSYDWDREISTTDPEYYKWTQWIFIQLYNRGLAYVAEVPVNWCPALGTVLANEEVIDGKSERGGHPVVRKPMRQWVLKITEYAERLLEDLEELDWTESIKDMQRNWIGKSEGAEVVFKIDGHDETLTVFTTRPDTLFGASYAVLAPEHELVAKIMTEAQRDAIKAYQEQAARKSDLERTDLAKDKTGVFTGAYAINPVNGAKLPIWIADYVLAGYGTGAIMAVPGHDERDYEFAKQFQLDIIEVVSGGDLTKEAYAGDGPHVNSDFLNGLRNEEAIKAMIAWLEENGKGCGKVTYRLRDWLFSRQRYWGEPIPILHLEDGTMKPVSEDQLPVLLPDVDQIKPSGTGESPLANVTEWVNTIDPETGLPARRETNTMPQWAGSCWYYLRYIDPRNDKELCSKEKQQEWLPVDLYIGGAEHAVLHLLYARFWHKVLYDIGVVSTKEPFHKLVNQGMILGTNNEKMSKSRGNVINPDVIVNEHGADTLRIYEMFMGPLEATKPWSTNGVEGAHRFLSRVWRLFIAEDGSLNAKIGGDQGSDEFKRTWHKTIKKVTEDLEALRFNTAISQLMIFVNDAYKADSIPQEAAENFVQMLSPLAPHIAEELWERLGHQESVTYEPWPTFEEAWTVDSEVEIVVQVNGKIVDRTKISKDLDQAAMQEHSMNLPNVKQAVEGKTVRKVIAVPGKLVNIVVG; this is encoded by the coding sequence ATGGCTGATAAGACAGTATCTCACGATTTTTATGATGCACAGTCCATTGAACCGAAATGGCAGGCATACTGGGACAAACATGAAACATTTAAGACTCGCGAGGAGTCGGGAAAACAAAAGTTCTACGCATTAGATATGTTTCCATATCCATCAGGGGCAGGGCTGCACGTAGGTCATCCAGAAGGATACACGGCTACGGATATCGTATCTCGTTACAAACGGATGCGTGGCTATAATGTGCTTCATCCGATGGGTTGGGACGCTTTTGGATTGCCAGCAGAGCAACATGCTCTGGATACTGGGGAACACCCAAGGCATATCACGTTTAAGAACATTGACAATTTCCGTCGTCAGATCAAATCGCTTGGATTCTCATATGATTGGGATCGGGAGATCAGCACTACAGATCCGGAGTATTATAAATGGACTCAATGGATTTTTATCCAGCTCTATAATAGAGGGCTCGCTTATGTAGCTGAAGTTCCTGTGAACTGGTGTCCTGCTCTAGGTACGGTACTAGCGAATGAAGAAGTTATCGACGGTAAGAGTGAACGTGGTGGACATCCGGTTGTACGTAAGCCGATGCGCCAGTGGGTACTAAAGATTACGGAATATGCGGAAAGACTACTGGAAGATCTGGAAGAATTGGATTGGACAGAAAGTATTAAGGATATGCAGCGTAACTGGATTGGTAAATCCGAAGGTGCTGAAGTCGTGTTCAAGATTGATGGACATGATGAGACTTTGACCGTCTTTACAACACGTCCTGACACCTTGTTTGGTGCTAGCTATGCGGTACTTGCACCGGAGCATGAACTGGTTGCCAAGATTATGACGGAAGCGCAGCGCGATGCCATTAAAGCTTATCAAGAACAGGCAGCTCGTAAGAGTGATCTAGAACGTACAGATCTTGCCAAGGATAAGACAGGTGTGTTTACGGGTGCCTATGCGATTAATCCAGTAAATGGTGCCAAATTACCGATCTGGATTGCGGATTACGTATTGGCTGGTTATGGTACAGGTGCGATTATGGCGGTTCCTGGGCATGACGAGCGCGATTATGAATTCGCGAAGCAATTCCAGTTGGATATCATTGAGGTAGTATCGGGTGGAGACCTAACCAAAGAAGCTTATGCTGGTGATGGACCACACGTTAATTCTGATTTCCTAAATGGGCTTCGTAATGAAGAAGCGATTAAAGCGATGATTGCATGGTTAGAGGAGAACGGCAAGGGTTGCGGTAAAGTAACTTATCGTCTTCGCGACTGGCTGTTCAGCCGTCAACGGTATTGGGGCGAGCCTATCCCAATTCTACATCTTGAAGACGGTACGATGAAGCCAGTTTCTGAAGATCAGCTACCAGTGTTATTGCCAGATGTTGATCAAATTAAACCATCCGGAACGGGTGAATCTCCGCTTGCTAACGTAACCGAGTGGGTGAACACAATCGATCCGGAGACCGGCTTACCAGCGCGCCGCGAGACGAACACGATGCCGCAATGGGCGGGAAGCTGCTGGTATTATCTGCGGTATATCGATCCTCGAAATGATAAGGAATTGTGCTCTAAAGAGAAGCAACAGGAATGGTTGCCTGTAGATCTCTATATTGGCGGTGCCGAGCATGCCGTGCTTCACTTGCTATATGCTCGATTCTGGCACAAGGTGCTGTACGATATCGGTGTTGTTTCTACGAAAGAGCCGTTCCATAAGCTTGTTAACCAAGGCATGATTCTCGGGACGAACAATGAAAAAATGAGTAAATCCCGTGGAAACGTGATTAACCCGGATGTGATCGTGAACGAGCACGGTGCCGATACGCTTCGGATATATGAAATGTTCATGGGTCCATTGGAAGCTACTAAACCGTGGAGTACTAACGGTGTAGAAGGCGCCCATCGTTTCTTATCCCGGGTATGGCGTCTGTTTATCGCGGAAGATGGCAGCTTGAATGCTAAGATTGGCGGCGACCAAGGTAGCGATGAGTTTAAACGTACTTGGCACAAAACGATCAAGAAAGTAACCGAAGATCTTGAGGCGCTACGTTTCAATACAGCGATCAGCCAATTGATGATCTTTGTTAACGACGCATACAAAGCTGACAGCATTCCTCAAGAAGCTGCGGAGAACTTTGTGCAAATGTTATCACCACTTGCACCACATATCGCCGAAGAACTGTGGGAGCGCTTGGGTCACCAAGAGAGTGTAACCTATGAACCATGGCCAACTTTTGAAGAGGCATGGACGGTTGACTCCGAAGTGGAAATCGTCGTACAGGTCAATGGTAAAATCGTTGATCGGACCAAGATTTCCAAAGATCTTGATCAAGCAGCCATGCAAGAACATAGCATGAATTTGCCTAACGTGAAGCAAGCTGTAGAAGGCAAGACGGTTCGTAAAGTTATTGCTGTACCAGGCAAACTTGTTAACATTGTCGTTGGTTAA
- the rnjA gene encoding ribonuclease J1 — MNETTTKPARPRRSKSSPPPVRIFSLGGIGEIGKNMYGIEYKNEIVIIDAGLKFPDSKLSGIDYIIPDLTYLINNKHKIKGLFITHGHEDHIGAIPFLLKQLQIPIYGGALTMGLVRAKLEEYRLRGQSDLHVFQENDRYTFQHLSVHFFRTTHSIPDAFGIVVDTPYGPIVHTGDFKFDFTPEDRLADLPKMASVGGEGVLALLADSTNSEKEGFTPSERRVGDAILDSFQQCEGRILFATFASNVHRLQQVVEAAILCNRKIAIIGRSMEKVFTIAQELGYIRIPDGMLIDIKQIDRYEDHNVLIVCTGSQGEPNAALSRIASGSHRSVQIYPGDSVIFSSSPIPGNTQNINRSIDLLMRAGANVIYGSGVGIHASGHGCREDLKLMLSFIRPKYFIPIHGEYRMLLSHKNLALQTGISEDRVFIMDIGDTLSVYRNRAKRGRPIPSGEVFISNGEMRTFEDELLEERGELAQEGIVIVVMTVDKATQQILSGPDIVTRGFVYMQDARPLLRRAEMTLRRNLNKLGERQEYDRAAWTRTTYKVLRRHFTKEVGRTPHIMPSILEV, encoded by the coding sequence ATGAATGAGACAACTACTAAACCTGCAAGACCACGACGTTCCAAGTCGTCTCCCCCACCAGTCCGCATATTTTCTTTGGGTGGTATTGGCGAAATTGGTAAAAATATGTACGGAATTGAATATAAGAATGAGATTGTCATTATTGATGCTGGATTGAAATTCCCAGACTCTAAGCTGTCTGGAATTGATTATATTATTCCGGATCTAACGTACCTGATTAATAACAAGCATAAAATTAAGGGATTATTCATCACACACGGTCATGAGGATCATATTGGGGCGATTCCGTTTCTGCTAAAGCAGCTACAAATTCCGATCTACGGTGGTGCGCTCACCATGGGGTTAGTGCGGGCCAAACTAGAAGAATATCGACTCCGTGGACAATCTGATCTTCATGTATTTCAGGAGAATGATCGTTATACTTTTCAACATTTATCGGTGCACTTTTTCCGGACAACCCATAGTATTCCAGATGCATTTGGAATTGTCGTAGATACTCCTTACGGTCCCATCGTTCATACGGGCGATTTCAAATTTGATTTTACACCTGAAGACCGACTAGCAGACTTGCCTAAGATGGCAAGTGTAGGGGGAGAAGGAGTTCTGGCTCTACTGGCAGACAGTACGAATAGCGAGAAGGAAGGATTTACCCCTTCAGAACGTAGGGTTGGAGACGCGATATTGGACTCGTTCCAGCAATGTGAGGGCAGAATTTTATTTGCCACTTTTGCTTCTAACGTTCATCGGTTACAACAGGTTGTTGAAGCTGCTATTTTGTGCAACCGAAAAATTGCTATCATTGGTCGAAGTATGGAAAAAGTTTTTACGATTGCACAGGAGCTTGGTTATATCCGTATTCCAGATGGAATGTTGATCGATATCAAGCAAATTGACCGTTACGAAGATCATAATGTGCTGATCGTGTGTACGGGGAGTCAAGGTGAACCTAATGCGGCGCTCAGCCGGATTGCATCTGGTTCTCATCGAAGTGTACAAATATATCCTGGTGATTCGGTTATTTTCTCTTCATCTCCAATCCCAGGTAATACGCAAAATATCAATCGGAGTATCGATTTATTGATGCGGGCTGGTGCTAACGTGATTTATGGATCCGGTGTTGGCATACATGCATCCGGTCACGGCTGCCGTGAAGATTTGAAGCTTATGCTAAGTTTTATACGTCCAAAATATTTCATTCCCATTCACGGGGAGTATCGTATGTTGCTTAGTCACAAAAATTTGGCTCTCCAAACGGGGATCTCGGAAGATCGCGTATTTATTATGGATATTGGCGACACGCTTTCGGTATACCGAAACCGAGCTAAGCGCGGAAGACCTATACCATCAGGCGAAGTATTTATAAGCAACGGCGAAATGCGTACTTTTGAAGATGAATTGTTAGAGGAACGGGGAGAGCTGGCCCAAGAGGGTATCGTTATTGTGGTCATGACCGTGGATAAAGCTACACAACAAATATTATCCGGTCCTGATATTGTAACGAGAGGGTTCGTTTATATGCAGGATGCTAGGCCATTGTTGAGACGAGCCGAGATGACATTACGGAGAAACCTTAATAAATTAGGGGAACGGCAAGAGTATGATCGTGCCGCCTGGACTCGTACCACATATAAAGTACTTCGGAGACATTTCACGAAAGAAGTTGGCAGAACACCTCATATTATGCCTTCTATACTGGAAGTCTAG